In Candidatus Dadabacteria bacterium, the genomic stretch TCGGTTCTGCTTATGCCGCCGTCACAGGAGTTGCCGTCCGTGCCGCGCTGGCGCGCCGTGGCGCATGTTTCGCCGGAATTCAACGATTTTATAGTCGGCTTCATTTATTCGCGGATTGATTCGGAGGGCCGGATTCTTACCGACCCGCTGAACAACCGCGCATTGCTGGACGGGCGCTCCCTGCTCTCGCCCCGCCCCGCGCAGTTTTTCGGGGCAAGGGGGCTGCTGTTTGCGTTTTACGCATTGCTCGGCCTCGGCATACTCGCGCTGTTTCTGAAAAGGATGTTTCGCGGCGCGGCTCTTCCGCGCGGGTTCATTGCCCTGTTTGCCCTTCTGATTGCCGCCTCGCTCGCGCTCACGCGGCAGGGGTTTTTAATCCGCCCGTCCGCGCTTGCGGAGGTCAAAATCCCCGCCCTTTTACAGCAGGGCGGCGGGGCGGCGCGCTCCGTTGACGAGGCGGTGCTGGAAGATCTGAACGTTATTCGCTCCGACGCCGAACTTCGCGCCCGGCTCTCAAAGGGTTCGGGTTCGGCGGACATATCCCCGTTCCGCATTGACGAGTGCGAGGTAACGCAAAGGGACTATGAGATGTTTGCCCGGTGGGCGGAAAGCGCCAACGCCGCCGCCGTCAATGCGTCCGCCGTTGACCTGAAAAGCATTTCCACCGGACACCGGATTGCCGGTTTGCTGAAATCGCCCGCAAGCGGGATGGACTTTGCCGCCGCCGCCGCGTATTGCGGGGCTGCCGGCGGGCGGCTGCCGTGGACGGACGAGATGGAGGCGGCGGCGTCCGGCGCGGAGGGGCGGCTTTACCCTTGGGGAAATGAGTGGGACGGCTCGCCGTGGCCCTACAACGACCCTGACCGCAACGCGGCGCAGGTGTGCAAAGCCCACCCGTCCGCCTCAACGCCGGAGGGGGTAAGCGGGTTGAACCACAACGTGATGGAGTGGAGCAGGGGGCGGCGCGACCTGCCCGAAGGTTTCCGCCGCCCCGCCGCTCACGGCGCGCCTCCGCTTCGCGCAAGGGGGCGGCGGCTGTATGCGCTCAACCCCGCATGGATTGAGGTTTCCCCCTCAATAAAAAGCCACCATCTGGGCTTCCGCTGTGTTTACGATTCCGCCCCCGCCCGCTCCGCGCCCTGGGGTTCGGAAATACGTTCCGTTCAAATACCGGGCGGCGAGTATCCCGCTGGCATGCCTCCGGGCGCGCGTCTGCCCCGTCTTGCGGCTTTCATCGCTGAAACCGGAGACCCGCCGGTGGAGGTTTTACGAAAAGCCCGCGCGCGCGGCGGTTCGGTGAAGGCGGGCGTGTGCGAGGTCAGCAGGGAGGAATACGGGCGTTTTCTTTCCGACCGGCTGACCCGGTGGGGGCTTTTTGCGAATGAGAATGAGCCGGAGGGGACGGACTACACGCCGCTCGGCTGGGATGAGCAGAGGGAAGACCCGCGTTTGCCCGTGAGCGGCGTCAACTGGTGGGCGGCGGACGCTTACGCCCGGTGGGCGGGAGGGCGGCTTCCCACCCGCGAGGAATGGCAGATTGCCGCCGCCGGAGGCGATCTGCTCCGCTATCCTTGGGGTGATGACTATGACCCGTCCGCCGCCGTAACGGGAGACGCCGCCATGACGGGCCCCCTTGTGTGCGGGCGGTCTTCGCGCGACCGCAACTCCGCCGGAATAAACGACCTTGCGGGGGGCGTGTCGGAATGGACGCGCAGCGTGTCCGTTGATGCGGGCGGCCTTGCGATGTGGGCGCAGGGCGGCAACTGGCTGCTTCCCGGAAAGCAGACCGCAAGCAGTTTCGGCGGCCGGTTGCTGCCGCTTGAATACCGCTCGCCGGGTCTTGGGTTCAGGGTGTTTTTTGACTGACGGGCGGGTAGGGTTGTGCAATGCCAAAGCAAGGAGGATTAAGATGGCGAATGTAAAGGAAGCAAAGGGAAAGTGTGTGTGCGGCGCGGTCAGTTTTACGGCGGCAAGCGCGAGCACGGATGTGGGCGCGTGCCACTGCGGGACTTGCCGACGTTGGAGCGGCGGCCCGTTTATGGGCGTTAACTGCGGTTCGGATGTGGCTTTTGAGGGTGAAAGCGACATAAAGGTTCTGGACTCGTCCGACTGGGCGGACAGGGGGTTTTGCGGAAAGTGCGGGACTCATCTGTTCTACCGGATAAAGCGCAACAATACGCATATGATGCCGGTCGGGCTGTTCGGAGACGGGAAGGGGTTTGCATTCACCCATGAGGTCTTTATTGACGAGAAGCCGGGGTTTTATGAGTTCGGGGGAGAGAGGGAGAAGATGACGGGGGAGGAGTGTTTTGCGAAGTTTGCGGAGGGGGATTGAGGGGGGTAAGTTACTGTAATCATTGGAGAAAACGGAGTTATAACTTCTTTATCCATTTATAACCGTTTATCCCTCTTTATAACCATTTATCCCTATTTATCCCCGTTTATCCCTATTTATAACCCAATCTTGGTATACAAGGGGATAAAAGGTTATACTTTCGCCATGAACACGGTAAGAAATCCGTTTGCGCCGGGGGCGGGCAGTCAGCCGCCGGAACTTGCTGGTCGTGATGAGATTGTTTCCGGTGCCGAGGTCGCCCTCAAGCGAGTTGTTGCGGGTCGCCATGCCAAATCTCAAATTCTCCTCGGACTGCGCGGCACGGGTAAGACCGTTCTCTTAAATAAGATCAAGGGGATAGCCGAATCAGACGAATGTCTAACTTCCTTTATAGAGTCGCCCGAAAACGAGAGTTTGGCGGGCCTTTTGTATCCGCAAATTCATCAGGTCTTAAGGAAGTTGTCGGCGGTTCAGAATGCCAAAGCGCATGTCCATGAGGCGATGCGTGCTCTGAAGGGTTTCGCAAATGTTTTCAAAATATCGGTTGGGGACGTTACGATTTCAGTGGATGCGGAACCCGGAACGGCGGACAGCGGCAACCTTGAATTTGACCTACCCGACCTGTTTCTAAAAGTTGGGGAAGCCGCAAAATCGGCAAAGACAGCGTGGTGTCTGCTGATAGATGAATTGCAGTATTTGAGCAAAAAGGAACTTGCCGCTCTGATTGTCTCGCTCCATCGGGTCAGTCAGGAGTCTCTGCCTGTGTTGTTTTTCGGGGCCGGTCTGCCTCAGGTGGCTCCGATGGCGGGTAATGTGAAGTCGTATGCCGAGCGGCTGTTTGAATTTCCGAAGGTCGGCTCCCTTGACAATGTGGCGGCTGTCAAAGCGATTCGTCAACCCATAGAGAATGAGGGTGAGTCAATCTCGGACGCCGCTCTTGACCGGCTTTTGACTCGAACGGGGGGTTACCCCTATTTTTTGCAGGAATGGGGGTCTCAGGCGTGGAACATTGCGGAGTCTTCTCCCATCAGCAAGGAGGATATTGACACGGCTTCAACTGAGGCTCTACGGAGGCTGGATGAAGGGTTCTTTAGCGTTCGCTATGACCGGTTGACACCCAAAGAGCAGGATTATGTGGTTGCAATGGCGGAACTTGGACATGGCCCATACCGCTCGTCCGATATTGCGAAAAGGCTTGACGTGAGCACAGGAAAACTCAGCAAACAGCGAGACAGTATTATACGAAAAGGAGTAATTTACAGTCCGGCTCGTGGAAAGGTGGCGTTTACTGTGCCGATGTTTGAAGAGTTTATTAAGAGGATTGAAGGAAGTGATTAAAATGAAGACGGTCTTTATTGGCGGTTCGCGGAAGTTGCCGCGATTGAATTCAACTGTCCGCGCAAGGCTGAATAGTGTAATAGCAAGCAACTGCAAAGTTGTGGTCGGAGAAGCCGGTGGCGCGGATAAAGCGGTTCAGGGTTTCTTTGCTCAGGAAGGTTATAAGAATGTGGTTATCTACTGTATGGACGGGGAATACAGGAACAATTTGGGGAATTGGGAGACTGTCGTGATTGACTCCGGGGGCAGGAGGAAGGATTTCAAATACTTTGCGATGAAAGATGCCGAAATGAGCCGTGTTGCTGATTTCGGCATTATGATATGGGACGGCAAGAGTAGGGGGACGCTGAATAATATCTTCAACTTGCTGGAGCAACGGAAGGAAGCGGATGTTTATTTTTCACCGGATAGGAGGTTTGTTTCTGTGAAGTCGCTTGAGGATGTTGAGGGGTTGATTGGGAAGTGTGGGTATGAGTTGAAGTCTCGTTTTGGCGAAACTATAAGGTTTTCGGAAAAAACAGGAGTGCGTCAGGGGGAACTTAATCTTTTGTAAGTATGTTTCTGCTCTGTGAGAGACGCATTTACCTACCGACAGATGGCGGTGTTAATTGTAGTTCATTGATAAATTGACTTGCATGGAAAAGAGCTTGTCCACTTTGCTTCCCATAGGGTGAAACACGAGCTGAATAGGCAGTAGCAACTGGCATCTGTTTGGAATAAGTAAGAATAAGTGTTCCTGGTTTCCCTTTTTGCGGCATGGCTTTCACTCGCGTGATTCCCACATAGAAAAGACGTCTCTCTTCTTCTATGTGTTGTATTTTTTCTGCATTGGAGAGACTATTATCTGGCAGACGCGGAAGTAGTCCTTGAACGCACCCAGCAATCACAGTCACTGGTGCACTGAGTCCTTTGCTCTTGTGTAAACTCATAATTCGCACATCTGTGATCTCGGTAGGAATTTCAGGTTGACTAATTGATGTGGAAATTTCTCGAACGAATTCAGTGCGGTCGTCAGTTGTCATTTGGTCAAGAATTTTTAACGCCAGTTTGCGCATATCTCGAGTGGAATCTTGCTCATTAGGAAAAAGATTATCTACAACGGCTCGAAGATTAGGAAGTGTTTCTAAGGCATACAAATCTTTAACAACTTTGCGGAAAGACTCAATGATACCTTTCGTATAAGGTAATATTAGTGTCCCTTGCACAATCTGTGTCATTGTCTCCCAAGGTGACATACGGTTTTTCTCACAATGCTCTCTAATGTGACTATAGCCAGCAGAATTCCAGTTACCTATACCCGTGCCGATAAGCCATCTTAATGCAACCCTATCTTCATGATTCACAAAGAGTTTAAGGAGGGTAAATGCTCGTTGTGCATCTTCGTGACTCAACTCAGATTCCACATAATAAGATTTGGTGGGAATACTTTTTGCTACAAGGGCTTCATATAGTGGTGTGCCAAAAGCTTTGCTTTGTGTGAGAATGAGAATATCTCTGGGGGGTATGCCACTTGCAATCATCTCAGAGACTATTGATGAAACAGCCTTAACTTCCTCTGCGATTGTGCGATATGAGAAAATTCGCACATTACCTTTGCCATTTTTGAGCCTGGGGGTTAATCGAGGCTTTGAGCGTGATGTATTATTATTCTTAATCAGGTTGTTTGCTATTTCAACCACCCTGGTGGGACAGCGGCGACATATCTCCAAATCCAAATCATCTGCCCTTGGATGAATAGTAGTCCACTCTCGGATACCATCGGGATGGGCATGTTTAAATCTATATATAGACTGATCATCGTCCCCGACAATGCACACATCGGCTACATCAGATAACAATTCTATTACCTCTTGTTCAGCACGGTTCAGGTCTTGATATTCATCCACAAGAATATGTTTGTAATTACTTCTTTCTGTTGCTGTTGGATTAGAGTGTAAGTATTGGTAAAGTTGAGGAACAACCTCGCCAATCAGCATAGACTTATGGAACTTCAACCACCCTATAATGTCTATTTCAAAGGCGATGTCTGCGGATTTTTGTGCATATCCTGGCTGTTGATTTTGGAGTCGAGCCCAAGCGGCTTGGTAATCATCAATTAGCTTAATTACTTTGCGTTTTCCGCCATGTTTGTCTTTCAAATCATAAATCAGTGGCTCTATCTCGAACTTATTCAGTGGTCGTGGAGTACGTCCTGTTGCCCTCAATACATTAGTCCGCATTAGCATCCGCAGAGCGAGGCTGTGGAGAGTAACTCCTTCGAGTTCGTCGCATCTATAGACATCCATACTAGATAATTCACGATGCAAGTCTTCTGCAGCCACTCGGGTAAAAGTCACAGGCAGGATTTCAGATGGTTCAACACCTTCTTCTAACAGCCGAGCAACTCGCCTTTGCATGGCAAAAGACTTACCTGTTCCCGGACCGGCCATGACACGAATGCGACTATTATTCGAAGAGGCTATCTTAAAAGTAGGCGTTTCCTCATCAAGTCCATTTGACCAGTTCATTATATTTCAACTCCTAATTTTCTCTATTCATGCAAGGCATTACAAGTCAAATTCTCATAAAGTACAAAGCAATCCCCGCGCCTACTCCCATTGCAACCAATGCCATAGCGACAAGATACTTTGTTAATCTACTTTTCATATCATTAGACAACTGTATTTGAAGGCTAACCATATTCTCAAGAGTTTCTTTCGTGCTCTTTTGGATGTTGTCTGAGGACAGAGAAAAAGTTTTCTCCATATTTGCAATGTGTTGATTCTGGGCTTCTAACTGTAGTTTGAGGTTGTCCAACAAGAGAGTGAAGTTTTCTTTGTTTTCTTTTTTGATGTCTTCAGCCTGTTGGTTTTGCTCTTTTATCACGGATTCAATTGTTTCCACTATTCGGGAGAGGTTGCGGTTGGTTTCTTTGAAAAAACCCTCGGCGGCTTTCTCTGCCACATTTTCGAATTGTTGGTCTTGCTTCTTGATTAAGGATTCAAGTTTGCTTGCTATCTCGGAAAGATTGTTATTGGTTTTTTTGAGTCTGTCAGTCACTTCTGCTGCTTCTTTGCTCAACGCAGAAATTCCCTTGTAGATCTTACCGTATTCTTTCAACTCATTGGATGTTTCATCCAAGTCTTTGATGGTCTTATCCAATTTCTTTAAGTCCGTCATTCAAGTTCTCCTTCACTCTTTGCAATCTGTTGCTTGCTTGCTGAAGCAAGATTGCTAACGAGTAAGAATCGTTTAACACTCCGTGCAATGTATACAAGAACTTCCCGCTGTCAAAAAATTTGTGAAGCGATTTAGCCAAAAGAGCCTTGTTTTTATCATCGGACTCCTTGCCAATCTTCAGTATCTCTTCAATGATGTATTGTTTTTCATAAGGTCCATATTTTTGAATCTTTTCCAGTGACCCTTCAAGTCTGCTTTTCCCATTCCCATCCCTGTCCTCATAGTCATCCAGCAATAAGTGTAGCAGACCACTGATGAGGTTCAGTCCTGAATTCTCTTTGTATGTTTCTAAAAAGCGGCTCAAACTACTTCTTAAACTTTGCTGTTCTTCTTTTGTCTTCAAACGGGAAGATTGAGGCTGATAGAAGACTTTGAACCATTCTTTATAGTTTGCAGGTGTTTCTGCTATAATTTGTAGAGAGTCAGTTGTTTCTGAAAACCTGAAATAATCTTCAAGGTACTTTTTGAATTCTTCCTTGGTTTTTCCCCCTTTGTCCGCGAGATCACAACACCATTTATACACATTTCTTAAAGATTGTCTTCTGCTGTATATGAAGTTTTCATCGTGCCAGTCAAGCAACCTGAGCATGTATTTGTCTGTCTTTGAAGGGTTCAACAAAGCGTTGTCAGTAGCATTTGTTTTATTGTGGTTGCGTTTCAGGTAATCAAGAAACTTTTGGTATATATGTTGGGAATCTTCTTCAAGTTTTACAAGTGAGTACTCAGGATCATATTTTCTAATCGTTTCTAAAAGAGATGTTAGTATGGTTTGTTCGGAAAAATCATTAAAGTCCACTTCAAAACAGCCATCTTTGTGATTAATTGTCCAATCTTTTACAACTCCAATCTGGCTAAGTTTGTAAATAGCTCTTTCAGTTTGTTGGCTCGCTTTTTCAGTTAATTCGTTTCGTTTGTATTTTTTCCATGTTATTTTAACTCCGTTTTGATTTGGTTTTGCAAATCGAGTGTATAAAGATTTCATGACTGAAAATTCTTTTGGTATGACTTCCAAGTCTTTACAAAACAAGAAGAGATTGGTATTGATATCTCCACTTGTTTTGTCTTTTTCTTGTATTTCTTTTACAATAGACAGAGGTGTTTCTCTCTCCCAGAGTTTAGAGAGATGTGTTTCGTCAGATTTAGAAAGCAGAATCAAACATTGAGCTTTTTCTTTCTTGAATTTGATTCTGTCTCTTCCTGCCCGACCTGCTTCCTGGTATAACCCTTCTATTGACATCGGTATGCCGTAGTGGAAAGTGTAGTGGATATTGGGTTTGTTTATACCCATTCCAAAGGCTTTGGTTGCCACTATCAAAGAAAACTGATTTTCCTTGAATCCTTTTTGGGATTCTCTAGTGTATTCGGATTGCCGTTTCCTCGTGAATCCTGTCGCAAGGGTTGAGCCAGCAAACCATCTGACTTCTGTCTG encodes the following:
- a CDS encoding GFA family protein codes for the protein MANVKEAKGKCVCGAVSFTAASASTDVGACHCGTCRRWSGGPFMGVNCGSDVAFEGESDIKVLDSSDWADRGFCGKCGTHLFYRIKRNNTHMMPVGLFGDGKGFAFTHEVFIDEKPGFYEFGGEREKMTGEECFAKFAEGD
- a CDS encoding ATP-dependent helicase produces the protein MNWSNGLDEETPTFKIASSNNSRIRVMAGPGTGKSFAMQRRVARLLEEGVEPSEILPVTFTRVAAEDLHRELSSMDVYRCDELEGVTLHSLALRMLMRTNVLRATGRTPRPLNKFEIEPLIYDLKDKHGGKRKVIKLIDDYQAAWARLQNQQPGYAQKSADIAFEIDIIGWLKFHKSMLIGEVVPQLYQYLHSNPTATERSNYKHILVDEYQDLNRAEQEVIELLSDVADVCIVGDDDQSIYRFKHAHPDGIREWTTIHPRADDLDLEICRRCPTRVVEIANNLIKNNNTSRSKPRLTPRLKNGKGNVRIFSYRTIAEEVKAVSSIVSEMIASGIPPRDILILTQSKAFGTPLYEALVAKSIPTKSYYVESELSHEDAQRAFTLLKLFVNHEDRVALRWLIGTGIGNWNSAGYSHIREHCEKNRMSPWETMTQIVQGTLILPYTKGIIESFRKVVKDLYALETLPNLRAVVDNLFPNEQDSTRDMRKLALKILDQMTTDDRTEFVREISTSISQPEIPTEITDVRIMSLHKSKGLSAPVTVIAGCVQGLLPRLPDNSLSNAEKIQHIEEERRLFYVGITRVKAMPQKGKPGTLILTYSKQMPVATAYSARVSPYGKQSGQALFHASQFINELQLTPPSVGR
- a CDS encoding AAA family ATPase; the encoded protein is MNTVRNPFAPGAGSQPPELAGRDEIVSGAEVALKRVVAGRHAKSQILLGLRGTGKTVLLNKIKGIAESDECLTSFIESPENESLAGLLYPQIHQVLRKLSAVQNAKAHVHEAMRALKGFANVFKISVGDVTISVDAEPGTADSGNLEFDLPDLFLKVGEAAKSAKTAWCLLIDELQYLSKKELAALIVSLHRVSQESLPVLFFGAGLPQVAPMAGNVKSYAERLFEFPKVGSLDNVAAVKAIRQPIENEGESISDAALDRLLTRTGGYPYFLQEWGSQAWNIAESSPISKEDIDTASTEALRRLDEGFFSVRYDRLTPKEQDYVVAMAELGHGPYRSSDIAKRLDVSTGKLSKQRDSIIRKGVIYSPARGKVAFTVPMFEEFIKRIEGSD
- a CDS encoding helicase-related protein, with translation KDIKVEFKITEDNIKSRLDCSREELDFTVIDDENKKKKILIEKLDYLKETTGILKLNGDETKCGIVFTPNVNGYKGCVDIANILQKHFQTEVRWFAGSTLATGFTRKRQSEYTRESQKGFKENQFSLIVATKAFGMGINKPNIHYTFHYGIPMSIEGLYQEAGRAGRDRIKFKKEKAQCLILLSKSDETHLSKLWERETPLSIVKEIQEKDKTSGDINTNLFLFCKDLEVIPKEFSVMKSLYTRFAKPNQNGVKITWKKYKRNELTEKASQQTERAIYKLSQIGVVKDWTINHKDGCFEVDFNDFSEQTILTSLLETIRKYDPEYSLVKLEEDSQHIYQKFLDYLKRNHNKTNATDNALLNPSKTDKYMLRLLDWHDENFIYSRRQSLRNVYKWCCDLADKGGKTKEEFKKYLEDYFRFSETTDSLQIIAETPANYKEWFKVFYQPQSSRLKTKEEQQSLRSSLSRFLETYKENSGLNLISGLLHLLLDDYEDRDGNGKSRLEGSLEKIQKYGPYEKQYIIEEILKIGKESDDKNKALLAKSLHKFFDSGKFLYTLHGVLNDSYSLAILLQQASNRLQRVKENLNDGLKEIG
- a CDS encoding SUMF1/EgtB/PvdO family nonheme iron enzyme — translated: MSSRRKLPGVAGMALVDILANGAAMLLIVIVLSIAARVEREEFKAEKTREVASVMSRRFATSLVLNRLTASQPAVLHDYEHSPIDQILDPAVMPILELHRDYAREYYSGRVWPRAVLLADPNPMDEWLSSIPPRTRRRLRMDIYDIGQFYVVMSILREYEATPTHWHFLPARLPIAAARRCPPGVAGKDCPAVAAGSGEGGSGQSVGDILASGDGDGLGGGGGGGWDYGGGGGSGSGAGGGGGGGSLPGGAVASPGGGFGEGSGSGGGGGSGGGGFPGAYGGAYGGSFGSGSGGGGGGSGGGGSGGGGGGSGSEGGGFRLRLASPESLREDEEGLPWGKEIPEPEKVIGALLRYAAELQEVLDGGVSPVAEIRNFKRRISELVENPPRLTPPERRIAGSVMWQRGIVEGLFGADLPVQPFLILKEESPGGEPALAFKPNRLLSHAALISGPGQFSSEARPVINLNSHPDIWNGLRLPVRWGSVLLMPPSQELPSVPRWRAVAHVSPEFNDFIVGFIYSRIDSEGRILTDPLNNRALLDGRSLLSPRPAQFFGARGLLFAFYALLGLGILALFLKRMFRGAALPRGFIALFALLIAASLALTRQGFLIRPSALAEVKIPALLQQGGGAARSVDEAVLEDLNVIRSDAELRARLSKGSGSADISPFRIDECEVTQRDYEMFARWAESANAAAVNASAVDLKSISTGHRIAGLLKSPASGMDFAAAAAYCGAAGGRLPWTDEMEAAASGAEGRLYPWGNEWDGSPWPYNDPDRNAAQVCKAHPSASTPEGVSGLNHNVMEWSRGRRDLPEGFRRPAAHGAPPLRARGRRLYALNPAWIEVSPSIKSHHLGFRCVYDSAPARSAPWGSEIRSVQIPGGEYPAGMPPGARLPRLAAFIAETGDPPVEVLRKARARGGSVKAGVCEVSREEYGRFLSDRLTRWGLFANENEPEGTDYTPLGWDEQREDPRLPVSGVNWWAADAYARWAGGRLPTREEWQIAAAGGDLLRYPWGDDYDPSAAVTGDAAMTGPLVCGRSSRDRNSAGINDLAGGVSEWTRSVSVDAGGLAMWAQGGNWLLPGKQTASSFGGRLLPLEYRSPGLGFRVFFD